A window of Macrotis lagotis isolate mMagLag1 chromosome X, bilby.v1.9.chrom.fasta, whole genome shotgun sequence contains these coding sequences:
- the BHLHA15 gene encoding class A basic helix-loop-helix protein 15 produces the protein MKTKNKPTKRRVLADKETVHGEPTSSKQDLEKCLRNRDRRKGEKTEGNKVGTARKKSSSGSRESNLRRLESNERERQRMHKLNNAFQALREVIPHVRAEKKLSKIETLTLAKNYIKCLTSTILNMSNGCLPPLEGEGSAHNSKFYQHYQQQRGDEESEDHLKKYSTQIHSFREGS, from the coding sequence ATGAAGACCAAAAACAAACCCACAAAGCGAAGGGTTTTGGCGGACAAAGAGACAGTTCATGGTGAGCCAACATCCAGTAAGCAGGACCTGGAGAAATGTTTGAGGAACAGGGATAGGCGGAAGGGAGAGAAGACTGAAGGCAACAAGGTAGGGACTGCCAGGAAGAAGTCATCCTCAGGCAGCCGGGAAAGCAATTTGAGGAGACTGGAGAGCAACGAGAGGGAGAGGCAGAGGATGCACAAACTCAACAATGCCTTCCAGGCCTTACGAGAAGTCATTCCGCATGTCAGGGCAGAGAAGAAACTCTCCAAAATTGAGACCCTCACTCTGGCCAAAAACTATATCAAATGTCTGACCTCCACCATCCTCAACATGTCCAATGGTTGCCTCCCTCCTCTGGAAGGGGAAGGATCTGCTCACAACTCTAAATTCTACCAGCACTATCAACAGCAGCgaggagatgaggaaagtgaagacCACTTAAAAAAATACTCCACTCAGATCCACAGTTTTCGGGAAGGGAGCTAA